Proteins encoded within one genomic window of Phototrophicus methaneseepsis:
- a CDS encoding metal ABC transporter permease, with the protein MNGVETLIIQFLMNFFTREEINTFLRDPQHTATIIGCMIAISGALLGTFLLLRGMSLTSDAISHTVLLGIVVAFIVMSSIFGLEPDTSSPWLIIGAAGAGVATVVLTELIYRSGLVKQDAALGLAFPLLFAIAVILVSRYIDDVHMDEDAVMVGEIGVAWANTNSHCIENCETVTITPDDEIANVTRQCTNCRDLGISPRDDGAEFREICTNCGTYTPAQAWQAGLTENEPVLVFWPKSITVTAVMALLVTLFVVLFYKELKLSTFDAALAKALGFRPGVLHYALMVLVSLVAVGAFDAVGSILVIAFFIIPPAAAYLLTDRLWAMLIISPVIGTVGAYFGYDLARGHFLNLIELNHILAWINRTFGAHLVERWDSSISASMVLMISFFFVLAWVFSPKYGLISTMIRRALQRRSFDDQVVLGHVYNHQHTQLAAQELAADSLYTHFRWSPSKMGRVLARLRALNLVNVVDNMVMLTPRGEQHVQNFRQRNLITEAPIT; encoded by the coding sequence ATGAATGGCGTCGAAACACTCATCATTCAATTTTTGATGAACTTCTTCACACGGGAAGAAATCAACACATTCCTGCGCGATCCACAACATACGGCAACCATTATTGGCTGCATGATTGCGATTTCTGGTGCGCTACTCGGAACTTTTTTGCTGCTGCGCGGCATGTCCCTGACGAGCGATGCAATCAGTCACACAGTGCTGCTAGGTATCGTGGTAGCGTTTATCGTGATGTCATCTATCTTTGGCCTGGAGCCGGATACGTCATCGCCCTGGCTGATTATCGGTGCGGCAGGTGCTGGTGTTGCGACAGTCGTCCTGACAGAACTCATCTATCGCTCTGGCCTTGTTAAGCAGGATGCGGCCCTTGGCCTTGCTTTCCCACTCTTGTTTGCTATTGCCGTGATCCTCGTCTCGCGTTATATCGACGATGTGCATATGGATGAAGATGCCGTGATGGTAGGTGAGATCGGCGTGGCATGGGCCAATACGAACAGCCACTGTATCGAAAATTGCGAGACGGTGACCATTACGCCAGATGATGAAATCGCCAACGTCACGCGTCAATGCACGAACTGCCGCGATCTTGGCATCAGCCCCCGCGATGACGGCGCGGAATTCCGCGAAATTTGTACCAACTGTGGGACTTATACGCCTGCACAGGCCTGGCAGGCTGGCCTGACGGAAAATGAGCCTGTGCTGGTCTTCTGGCCGAAGTCGATTACGGTTACGGCGGTGATGGCCCTTCTCGTCACGCTCTTTGTGGTGCTGTTCTATAAAGAACTCAAACTCTCGACATTTGATGCGGCCCTGGCAAAAGCGCTCGGCTTCAGGCCTGGGGTGCTGCATTATGCGCTGATGGTATTGGTCAGTCTGGTGGCGGTTGGTGCGTTCGATGCAGTCGGGTCTATCCTGGTGATTGCCTTCTTCATCATTCCACCGGCAGCGGCCTATCTGCTGACGGACCGCCTCTGGGCGATGCTCATCATCAGCCCGGTGATCGGGACTGTTGGCGCATACTTTGGTTATGATCTGGCACGTGGGCACTTCCTCAATCTGATTGAGTTGAATCATATCCTGGCATGGATAAACCGGACCTTTGGTGCTCACCTGGTGGAACGGTGGGATTCGTCCATCTCGGCATCCATGGTGCTCATGATTTCCTTTTTCTTCGTGCTGGCGTGGGTATTTTCACCAAAATACGGCCTTATCTCGACGATGATCCGGCGAGCTTTACAGCGCCGGAGCTTCGATGATCAGGTTGTGCTAGGGCATGTCTACAATCATCAACATACCCAACTGGCCGCGCAAGAATTGGCTGCTGATAGCCTCTATACGCATTTTCGTTGGTCGCCATCGAAGATGGGCCGCGTGCTGGCGCGGCTGCGTGCATTAAACCTGGTGAATGTGGTCGATAACATGGTTATGCTGACGCCGCGAGGTGAGCAGCATGTACAGAACTTCCGCCAGCGGAATTTAATCACAGAAGCCCCCATAACCTGA